A single window of Coffea eugenioides isolate CCC68of chromosome 7, Ceug_1.0, whole genome shotgun sequence DNA harbors:
- the LOC113777483 gene encoding GLABRA2 expression modulator: MEQPSKDGVGKKEIAEAEERKGSGQGTDPSSNPDAKSSESNEEDRNEKQNLENNASSKSNGIVNENINSNKFDNNDSENNESGGGSGSDKSPSPLNSKLKKSVRWSEDLVSESPRPRSSTPSYSEERSGSNPYVAYSAAPSDSNLSSIDIKSKMESAKDVLGRWARNVKEATKKAEDLAGNTWQHLKTGPSLADAALGRIAQGTKVLAEGGYEKIFRQTFETVPEEQLQNSFACYLSTSAGPVMGILYVSTAKLAFCSDNPLSYKSDDKTEWSYYKVVIPLHQLKAVNPSSSRNNPSEKYIQIISVDNHEFWFMGFLNYDRAVKCLQEVLQTHQLQVV; this comes from the exons ATGGAGCAGCCGAGCAAGGACGGAGTAGGAAAGAAAGAGATAGCGGAGGCAGAGGAGAGGAAGGGTTCGGGTCAGGGAACGGATCCGAGTTCGAATCCGGATGCAAAATCAAGCGAATCGAATGAAGAAGACagaaatgaaaaacaaaatttggaaaataatGCTAGTAGTAAGAGTAATGGTATAGTAAATGAGAATATTAATAGCAATAAATTCGATAATAATGACAGCGAGAATAATGAGAGTGGTGGCGGAAGTGGAAGCGATAAATCGCCGAGTCCGTTAAATAGCAAGTTGAAGAAATCGGTGCGGTGGAGCGAGGATTTGGTGTCGGAATCGCCGAGGCCGAGGTCCAGTACGCCGTCGTATTCTGAAGAACGTAGCGGATCCAATCCCTACGTCGCTTATTCCGCCGCTCCTTCCGATAGTAATTTGTCCTCCATAGATATCAAAA GTAAAATGGAGAGTGCAAAAGATGTGTTGGGGAGATGGGCGAGGAATGTCAAGGAAGCAACAAAGAAGGCGGAAGACCTGGCGGGAAACACTTGGCAACATT tGAAAACTGGCCCCAGTCTTGCTGATGCTGCCCTGGGAAGAATTGCACAGGGAACTAAGGTTCTGGCTGAAGGTGGCTATGAGAAGATATTTCGTCAAACTTTTGAGACAGTTCCTGAAGAGCAACTTCAGAATTCATTTGCTTGTTATTTGTCCACATCAGCGGGGCCAGTGATGGGTATTTTATATGTGTCTACTGCAAAGCTTGCATTTTGTAGTGACAATCCTCTATCTTATAAGTCTGATGATAAGACTGAGTGGAGCTATTACAAG GTGGTGATACCATTACATCAACTTAAAGCAGTTAACCCTTCATCAAGCAGAAATAATCCTTCAGAGAAGTATATCCAGATTATATCTGTTGACAACCACGAATTCTGGTTCATGGGCTTTCTAAACTATGATAGAGCTGTGAAGTGTTTGCAGGAGGTATTACAAACGCACCAGTTACAAGTTGTATGA
- the LOC113778623 gene encoding classical arabinogalactan protein 4-like, with translation MNTPSGFKLFLLLALFTTSCMAQAPAATPKVSPTATPTPAPSKTPVPAPAPHAPAPAPHAPAPAPTPITTPTPAPAPSTTKTPSPAPSVVSPPAPTPEAGTSPEASTPGAAGPSAEAPPSPSGSSLQGWASRAVIGGTAVIGTLIAVALM, from the coding sequence ATGAATACTCCATCAGGGTTTAAGCTTTTCTTGCTCTTGGCTCTTTTCACCACCTCATGCATGGCACAAGCCCCTGCAGCCACCCCAAAAGTCTCACCCACAGCTACACCTACTCCAGCACCCTCCAAAACTCCTGTACCAGCTCCGGCGCCTCATGCTCCGGCTCCGGCACCTCATGCTCCGGCTCCGGCTCCAACTCCCATCACCACACCAACCCCAGCACCTGCCCCTTCTACCACTAAAACCCCCTCCCCTGCACCCTCTGTGGTTTCACCCCCAGCACCTACCCCAGAAGCCGGCACTTCTCCAGAAGCCAGCACTCCTGGGGCAGCCGGGCCCTCGGCTGAGGCACCACCTTCACCAAGTGGCTCCTCCCTTCAGGGTTGGGCCAGCAGGGCCGTTATTGGTGGAACTGCGGTCATTGGAACACTCATCGCCGTGGCTTTGATGTAA
- the LOC113778132 gene encoding zinc-finger homeodomain protein 2-like, whose protein sequence is MEFEDQEENEGVEMELGPSYDSLGNSNSTRVSNKVPSPVEMSAEPTSQRKPRYRECLKNHAVGIGGHAVDGCGEFLAAGAEGTLDALKCAACNCHRNFHRKEALPGLPPHDPFHLYHHHYHQQPPPHPPQLLTYRTPSGYLHVSPPQQNRPLALPSISGGGEHEDMSNMNTSGGGGSGGGGGGFVGSSKKRFRTKFSQEQKEKMSDLAEKLGWKIQKQDEEAVQQLCNELGIKRQVLKVWMHNNKHTLGKKP, encoded by the coding sequence ATGGAGTTTGAGGATCAAGAAGAGAATGAAGGAGTTGAGATGGAGCTGGGTCCGAGTTACGACTCACTGGGCAACTCGAACTCCACTCGGGTCTCCAACAAAGTACCAAGCCCAGTGGAAATGTCAGCTGAGCCAACCTCCCAGAGAAAGCCCAGGTACCGAGAATGCTTAAAGAACCATGCCGTCGGCATTGGCGGCCACGCCGTCGATGGCTGCGGCGAGTTCTTAGCTGCTGGAGCTGAAGGAACACTCGACGCACTCAAATGCGCCGCCTGCAACTGCCACCGTAACTTCCACCGCAAAGAAGCCCTCCCCGGCCTGCCCCCCCACGACCCTTTTCATTTATACCACCACCACTACCACCAGCAACCACCGCCGCATCCGCCGCAACTTTTAACTTACCGTACCCCATCGGGGTACCTCCACGTGTCACCTCCCCAGCAGAATAGGCCGCTAGCCCTGCCTTCGATTTCCGGTGGAGGGGAGCACGAGGACATGTCAAACATGAACACCAGCGGCGGCGGCGGGAGTGGCGGTGGTGGTGGAGGGTTTGTGGGGTCGTCGAAAAAGCGGTTTCGGACCAAATTTAGCCAGGAGCAGAAGGAGAAGATGTCAGATTTAGCTGAAAAGTTGGGGTGGAAGATTCAAAAGCAAGACGAAGAAGCGGTGCAGCAATTATGCAATGAGCTTGGAATCAAAAGGCAGGTGCTTAAAGTTTGGATGCATAATAACAAGCATACCCTTGGTAAGAAACCCTag
- the LOC113778502 gene encoding esterase OVCA2-like, with the protein MANIEDHVVAEVKNDQIQRKPRILCLHGFRTSAAILKKLILRWPENVLDKLDVDFLDAPYPAQDKSAVEGIFDPPFFEWFQSDKSYTECYNFEECLEYLEDYMIKHGPFDGVLGFSQGGVLAAAFPGIQRDGVALTKVPKIKFVIILSGAKFGGGILIGIPKLAEKAFSIPLECPSLHFIGEADFLKEEGIALLSSFVDPMVIYYPEGHTVPKLEKEGEETMLSFIDKIQELL; encoded by the exons ATGGCCAACATCGAAGACCATGTTGTAGCTGAAGTGAAAAATgatcaaatccaaagaaaaccaagaattcTCTGCCTTCATGGATTCAGAACAAGTGCTGCAATTCTCAAGAAACTGATCCTGCGATGGCCAGAAAATGTTCTTGATAAACTAGATGTCGACTTCCTCGATGCACCTTATCCAGCTCAAGACAAGTCCGCCGTTGAAGGCATCTTTGATCCTCCATTCTTCGAGTGGTTCCAAAGTGACAAG AGTTACACAGAATGCTATAACTTTGAAGAATGTCTAGAGTACTTGGAGGATTATATGATTAAACATGGACCTTTTGATGGGGTACTTGGTTTCTCTCAG GGGGGTGTTTTGGCAGCTGCTTTTCCGGGGATACAAAGGGATGGAGTAGCACTTACCAAAGTTCCCAAGATCAAATTTGTCATAATATTATCAGGTGCAAAATTTGGAGGTGGCATATTAATTGGGATCCCCAAATTGGCTGAGAAGGCAttctcgattcctctcgagtgcCCTTCTCTCCATTTCATAG GAGAGGCGGATTTCTTGAAGGAGGAAGGCATAGCATTGTTGTCTTCCTTCGTTGATCCCATGGTTATTTACTACCCTGAGGGTCACACGGTACCAAAATTAG AAAAAGAGGGTGAGGAAACGATGCTTAGTTTCATTGACAAGATTCAAGAGCTATTATAG